The genomic stretch CAGCTGGGTGCTCTGGGCTCCCTGCAGGCGTAAGGCAGAGGTCAGAAACGTCGTAATCTGCAGGGTGGAGCGGCGGATGTCCTCCTTTTCCGTTTCGGTAGGCTCAGAAGCAAACCAGGAACTGACAAACAAGAGCAGGCAAAGGCAGAGGTGCAGCATACAAGCAGGTGAGTGAGGAAACGAGAAACGAGGAAATGGTGGTCGACTAATGTCTTGTAGTCATTCGCTCCCGGGAGGGCAGTACCTCATCACCCCGGAGCCTGCCTTATAATTCGCGCACGACTCCCGTTGCCGGCAGCACAGGCGCTGGCTTGCTGGCCAATAGAATCCGCAGATTGTTTTGATTTTTAGTGCTGATGGTGACAATTTGCTCTTCCCGCCCGGCGTACGCACATACCAACTGCACAGGACCGGCGGTCAGATTTACGGGCAGCACAAAGGCGCCGTCTGCGTCGGTCGCGACAACCTGCCGCGTCCCGGCTATCATTAGCGTCGCTCCGCTTAACGGTTCGTCAGCTTCGGTGAGTACGGTTCCCAGCAGCAGGAATTCCTGTTGCGTGTTAGGAAGGCCGTTCGATTCCATTTTGGGTACGAGCAAGGCAATACGTTGTGCGTGCGCGGGCGAAGTCAGCAGCAGGGTGGCAAGCAGCAGAGTCGTAGAGCGGAGAAGCATAGCGGTGTGTGGGGTGGCGTATCAGAATAGAACAAAACTACTACTGGGAATTATCCGGTTTTTAGCTGCTCGCTCAATCGTCGTTTCTACGAAGCGAATGCACCGCTACGCTACGCGAGTTTCCCACCCCGGGAAACAAACAGCCTCTCCCGGTTAGGGAGAGGCTGTGGGAATAAATGAGTCAACAGGCAATGAATGAGCAATTAACGCACCTCCAGCCGCAGGCCCATATACACCTGTCGTCCCAGATCAGGACCACCATAGATCTGAACCTGGTGCACATCCGCCAGGTTGGTACCCCCACCTCTTAGTGTCAGGCCACTTTTGCCCAGCGTGTAGGCTACGCTCGCGTCCAACGAGGAGTAGGTAGGGACGTTGCCCAGGGCAAACGGCGTTTCGTAGCGGAAGCCCTGCACCCAGCGGTAGTCCATGCTGTAGCGCAGCCGGCCCGTTTCGCCCCGCAGCCCCAGGTTGTACTTGTGCTTGGGCGTATTGAAGTAGCTTAGCTCGCCGGCCGGAGTTTCATCCAGGAAGCTATAGGTGTAGTTGGCATTCACTGCCAGGGGTTTGGCAATGGCCAGCGTCAGATCGGCCACCGCCCCACCCGAACCCGTGGTTCCGCTTATGCTGTAGGCCGTCTGCACGACACGCACCGGGCTGCCGGGCTGGTTGAGGGTAGCCAGTTCTGCGGGCGACGGCCGGCTGCCATCGGTTTTGCTGATCAGGTTCCGGATGCCCACCAGGTTCCGGTAGTGGTTGTAGTAGTAGCTTACGTCCAGCGTTAGGCGCTGGCCCAGCAGACCATGGTAGCCTACCTCCGCCGTCTGCACCCGCTCCAAATCCAAGGCATCGAGGCGCACCAGGGTGGTGGCCGGGTCCACGCCCGGCGTCAGCACATCCAGTGAATAGCCGTCAAAGCCCCGGCCTACGTTGCCCAGCAGGATGGCTTGCCCGACATCCAGCCGCGAGTACTGATAAAGCTGCGTGGGGGCGCTGTAGGCCTGGCCCAGGCTGCCCCGGAAATTGTGCTGCCGCTGCTCGCCGGCCGACACAACGGCCGAAGCGCGGGGAGAAACCACCGTGTTGAAATTGCGGAAGGCGTCGACCCGTGCCGCCAAGGCCAGCCGCAGGTGCCGGTCCAGTAAGGTGCGGGTAGCCTGCCCGTAGCCGCTGTACTGGTAATTGCGAATTTTCTCCTCCGGTGAGGACTGAGCGAACAGGTTGCCCCCCTCGCTGCCCAGCCGGAACTGCCGGTACTCGGCGCCTACCAGAACGTCGGCAAAGCGTACCGGCACCGTGTACTGACCACTCACGTTCCGAATGCTGGAAGCGGCATCAATGCGGGCTCCCTGGCCCGGCAAACTAGTGCCCGCTACCCGGCTTCGCACGGCATTAAACTCTTCCGCGCCAGGGGTAAGCTGCAAGGATGCGGTGGCCGACTTGGCGGCCTGGTGCGCACCGGTCACATTGCCGGGACTGGCAGTCAGAAACTGGGTATATACCTGCTCGTAAATGCCGAAATACTGCTGAGCGTAGCTGAGCTGTGCCGGGCCGGTGCGCGGATCTACGCTGGTTTGCATGTAAGCCCCCAGCAGGCTCATGTCGTAGGTGTCGCCACCCTGATCCTGGCTGCTGTAGGCGCGCAGAAACCAGCTGCCGCCGTTCAGCTCCAGGTGGTGCAGGTGCGTATCGGCTTGCTTTACCCGAAACCGGCTGGCACTCTGAAACGCCGCGTCGGAGCGGGTAAAGCGGTACTCATACAAGGCTTTCACCCGCGGCGTCAGCAGATACGCCAGGGACGGGTTGAGGCGGAAGTTGCGCGCCCGGTCGTCCCGGGCTACTATCTCCTTCTCCGTCCAGCCCGGCATGTAGATGGTCTGCCCTGCCAGCGCTCCACTCCGGAACGTGTTGCCGATGTCGCCGTAGCGGTTTACCGCATTGTAGCCCCGCACATCCTGGCGGGAGTTGTTGGTCGGGTCTACCAGCAGGCTCTGGGCCTCATCAGAAGCGGCCAGCCAATCGTTGGCCTGGAAGGCACTACCGGTTACTTTCAGGGCGAGCTTATCGCCGAGGCGCTGGGCATACCGCAGCTGCCCCTGCAGCATCGAGCGGGAGCCCCCCCGGATTTCCACCGCCAGGCCCGGATACTGAAAGGCGTCCTTGGAATTAATCAGCACCACCCCGCTCAAGGCATTGACCCCGTAGAGCGCGGAGGCTGGCCCGTGCAGTACATCCACTCCAGCTATGTCAATTTCCGGCAGGCCCTGCAGGTTGCCCAGGTTGGCGCTCAGGCTCGGCGACTGCACGTCCACGTAATCGACGAGCTGCAGCGTGCGGGTGGTTTGCAGCGCGTTGAACCCGCGGGTGCTCAGGTTGGTGAGCAGCATACTGGCGGCATTGCCGTCCACCGATTTCAGGTGCGTGAGCGTGCCGTACACTTCCGGCGTAGGTGAATCAGCCAGACGCTGCTCCCCCACGTGGTCGAGCGTAACCGGCACGCGCAGCACGTTTTCCGGCTTGCGGG from Hymenobacter canadensis encodes the following:
- a CDS encoding carboxypeptidase-like regulatory domain-containing protein, whose amino-acid sequence is MLLRSTTLLLATLLLTSPAHAQRIALLVPKMESNGLPNTQQEFLLLGTVLTEADEPLSGATLMIAGTRQVVATDADGAFVLPVNLTAGPVQLVCAYAGREEQIVTISTKNQNNLRILLASKPAPVLPATGVVREL
- a CDS encoding TonB-dependent receptor; protein product: MSAIRTLHLALLLTSPGLAAAQAPAVNIQQTSEVVTGRISDQNNTPVANVLVAVENTFYSALSDAEGRFSLRIRLDGPEPARLVLTRAGFTSQVFELPRQGAGQELQLVLAAAGAADRGEVTTAASRKPENVLRVPVTLDHVGEQRLADSPTPEVYGTLTHLKSVDGNAASMLLTNLSTRGFNALQTTRTLQLVDYVDVQSPSLSANLGNLQGLPEIDIAGVDVLHGPASALYGVNALSGVVLINSKDAFQYPGLAVEIRGGSRSMLQGQLRYAQRLGDKLALKVTGSAFQANDWLAASDEAQSLLVDPTNNSRQDVRGYNAVNRYGDIGNTFRSGALAGQTIYMPGWTEKEIVARDDRARNFRLNPSLAYLLTPRVKALYEYRFTRSDAAFQSASRFRVKQADTHLHHLELNGGSWFLRAYSSQDQGGDTYDMSLLGAYMQTSVDPRTGPAQLSYAQQYFGIYEQVYTQFLTASPGNVTGAHQAAKSATASLQLTPGAEEFNAVRSRVAGTSLPGQGARIDAASSIRNVSGQYTVPVRFADVLVGAEYRQFRLGSEGGNLFAQSSPEEKIRNYQYSGYGQATRTLLDRHLRLALAARVDAFRNFNTVVSPRASAVVSAGEQRQHNFRGSLGQAYSAPTQLYQYSRLDVGQAILLGNVGRGFDGYSLDVLTPGVDPATTLVRLDALDLERVQTAEVGYHGLLGQRLTLDVSYYYNHYRNLVGIRNLISKTDGSRPSPAELATLNQPGSPVRVVQTAYSISGTTGSGGAVADLTLAIAKPLAVNANYTYSFLDETPAGELSYFNTPKHKYNLGLRGETGRLRYSMDYRWVQGFRYETPFALGNVPTYSSLDASVAYTLGKSGLTLRGGGTNLADVHQVQIYGGPDLGRQVYMGLRLEVR